A region from the Spirochaeta thermophila DSM 6192 genome encodes:
- a CDS encoding alpha/beta hydrolase, translated as MALRSYEEHVVDHAGVRLFYRLWIPDRVKAVVIVAHGFGEHSGNFVELAGRLADEGCAVYAPDHYGHGQSGGARGYIPSWDVFHGELSLFREKAVRDFLDRPVFLYGHSMGGTIVLEYAATEGEGLAGVVASAPALSLEGIPPWRRTLGRLLAALLPGLRIPSGLDTGGLTRDPVMLKRLLSDPLSHGLGSPRLVVEMEGAIERCHERAPGLTIPLLVLQGRRDHVVSPPATERFFQHAGSSDKRLLWVEEGLHKLEHDLARQHVLEEVLLWVRTHLPAR; from the coding sequence ATGGCGTTGCGCTCTTACGAAGAACACGTGGTGGACCATGCAGGTGTTCGACTCTTTTACCGGCTCTGGATCCCGGACCGGGTGAAGGCGGTGGTCATCGTGGCCCATGGGTTTGGGGAGCATTCGGGCAACTTCGTGGAACTCGCGGGACGGCTTGCCGACGAAGGGTGTGCGGTCTATGCGCCGGATCACTACGGCCACGGACAATCGGGGGGAGCACGGGGCTACATCCCCTCGTGGGACGTCTTCCATGGGGAGCTCTCCCTTTTCAGGGAGAAGGCCGTACGCGACTTCCTCGACCGGCCCGTGTTCCTCTACGGGCACAGCATGGGCGGCACGATCGTGCTCGAGTACGCCGCCACCGAGGGTGAGGGGCTCGCCGGTGTGGTCGCCTCGGCTCCCGCCCTCTCCCTCGAGGGGATTCCCCCCTGGCGAAGGACGCTCGGACGCCTTCTTGCCGCCCTTCTTCCCGGGCTCCGTATCCCCTCGGGACTCGATACAGGCGGCCTCACCAGGGATCCGGTGATGTTGAAGCGTCTTCTCTCCGATCCCCTCTCCCACGGACTCGGGAGTCCGAGGCTCGTCGTGGAGATGGAAGGGGCAATCGAACGATGCCATGAGCGGGCGCCGGGTCTCACGATCCCCCTCCTCGTGCTTCAGGGCCGCAGAGACCATGTGGTGTCTCCGCCCGCCACCGAACGTTTTTTCCAGCACGCGGGGAGCTCCGACAAACGGCTCCTCTGGGTCGAGGAGGGGCTGCACAAGCTCGAGCACGACCTCGCTCGGCAGCACGTCCTGGAGGAAGTGCTCCTCTGGGTACGTACTCACCTCCCTGCACGGTGA
- a CDS encoding glycosyltransferase family protein, which produces MKPRQTIALGINGEGRGHASRALSILPSLVERYRVVVYAPHTIRPLFRPFTREGVELRDLPHIHYITEEFKINYPATIRSNLPLLLRFPTILATLRASLREERVDFVVSDYEPFLSRAAVRERIPCLLLNHPGVVLRSFSLFPDALAAKLVSLFMMPSGGTRLLSSFYRGTVGPLIREEIREQVPTPGERFLVYAKPCFKAQVVEILEELGVPYDLFPDPHKDFPSHLARCRGVITGAGHQIIAESLYLGKPVCAIPFKGQYEQRLNAIMLERSGRGLHAPPSRLKEKLTEFIHQIETFPRQPSTSEPICTTDSTGAVLRYIRAALARRPVGVSPVPVKVNP; this is translated from the coding sequence ATGAAACCACGACAGACCATCGCCCTGGGCATAAACGGAGAAGGAAGGGGCCATGCCTCCCGGGCCCTCAGCATCCTCCCCTCTCTTGTCGAACGGTATCGGGTGGTCGTCTACGCACCACACACCATCCGACCCCTCTTCCGGCCGTTCACGCGGGAAGGCGTAGAGCTCCGGGACCTTCCCCACATCCACTATATCACGGAGGAGTTCAAAATCAACTATCCGGCAACCATACGATCCAACCTCCCCCTCCTCCTCCGCTTCCCCACCATCCTCGCGACACTCCGCGCATCCCTGCGTGAGGAACGCGTGGACTTCGTGGTGAGCGACTACGAGCCGTTCCTCTCGAGGGCGGCAGTGAGGGAGAGGATCCCCTGTCTGCTCCTCAACCACCCGGGAGTGGTCCTGAGGAGCTTCTCACTCTTTCCCGATGCCTTGGCGGCGAAACTGGTGTCCCTCTTCATGATGCCCTCCGGAGGCACACGCCTCCTCTCCTCGTTCTACCGGGGCACGGTGGGACCACTCATCCGCGAGGAGATCCGCGAGCAGGTCCCCACACCGGGGGAACGTTTCCTCGTGTACGCGAAACCCTGCTTCAAGGCACAGGTGGTGGAGATCCTGGAAGAACTGGGGGTGCCCTACGACCTCTTCCCGGACCCGCACAAAGACTTTCCCTCGCATCTCGCCCGGTGCAGAGGTGTGATCACCGGTGCAGGCCACCAGATCATCGCGGAATCCCTCTACCTGGGGAAGCCCGTGTGTGCCATCCCTTTCAAGGGGCAGTACGAGCAGAGGCTCAACGCGATCATGTTGGAACGATCGGGCCGGGGACTCCACGCCCCACCCTCCCGACTAAAGGAGAAGCTCACGGAGTTCATCCATCAGATAGAGACCTTTCCCCGGCAACCCTCTACGTCCGAGCCCATCTGCACCACGGATTCCACCGGGGCGGTGCTGAGATACATCCGGGCTGCCCTCGCGAGGCGGCCCGTCGGAGTCTCACCCGTACCGGTGAAGGTGAACCCGTAA
- a CDS encoding ABC transporter ATP-binding protein gives MAEINLVHVYKYFYPAFSFKNFFRKKGALLGPREPHFALTDVNLTIPDARTTVVLGPTGCGKSTLLRIIGGLLPPDQGKVLFDGKDITELPPGERRIGMVFQDYALYPHLTVKTNILSYFFFKKWTKQWSDEMEMEAEEKYRRTSQLLGVKLEHLSGRFPPNLSSGEKQRVAIGRCITRDPALFLMDEPFSHLDQPLREEYRRQLKALLSYFDVTTVYVTHDQHEALLLADRLVVMREGRIEQAGTPEEIYQAPRNLFVAEFLHPHPSLPAINLIPGDLMGPEYREKVIGIRPEDFSLRSPRAAGDYILPAQVVSVFKSPLAMEAAMRLKVKDRVFVEVPVPSGTSPSEGDEVGLLPSRMHIFDPLTGERTATHHMQVHL, from the coding sequence GTGGCAGAGATAAACCTCGTCCACGTGTACAAGTATTTCTACCCAGCGTTCAGTTTCAAGAACTTCTTTCGGAAGAAGGGGGCCCTCCTCGGCCCCAGAGAGCCTCACTTCGCCCTCACGGACGTGAATCTCACCATCCCCGATGCGCGAACGACCGTGGTCCTCGGTCCGACGGGATGCGGAAAGAGCACGCTCCTCCGCATCATCGGCGGGCTCCTCCCCCCCGACCAGGGGAAAGTGCTCTTCGACGGAAAGGACATCACAGAGCTCCCACCGGGCGAGAGACGGATCGGCATGGTGTTCCAGGATTACGCACTCTACCCGCACCTCACCGTCAAGACCAACATCCTCTCCTACTTCTTCTTCAAGAAATGGACGAAGCAGTGGTCGGACGAGATGGAAATGGAAGCGGAAGAGAAGTACCGCCGCACGAGCCAACTCCTGGGGGTGAAGCTCGAACACCTCTCCGGCCGGTTTCCCCCCAACCTCTCCAGCGGGGAGAAACAGCGCGTCGCCATAGGGAGGTGCATCACCCGTGATCCCGCCCTCTTCCTCATGGATGAACCGTTCTCCCATCTCGACCAGCCGCTCAGGGAGGAATACCGGCGTCAGCTCAAGGCCCTCCTCTCCTACTTCGACGTGACCACGGTGTACGTGACCCACGACCAGCACGAGGCCCTCCTGCTCGCGGACCGGCTCGTGGTCATGCGCGAGGGGAGGATCGAGCAGGCCGGGACCCCCGAGGAGATCTACCAGGCGCCCCGGAACCTCTTCGTGGCCGAGTTCCTCCATCCGCACCCCTCTCTCCCGGCCATCAACCTGATCCCGGGGGATCTCATGGGTCCCGAGTACCGGGAGAAGGTGATAGGCATACGGCCCGAAGACTTTTCCCTCAGATCTCCGCGTGCCGCCGGTGACTACATCCTGCCCGCCCAGGTGGTCTCGGTCTTCAAGAGCCCCCTCGCCATGGAAGCAGCCATGCGGCTCAAAGTGAAGGACCGGGTGTTCGTGGAAGTGCCGGTCCCCTCGGGCACTTCCCCTTCGGAGGGCGACGAGGTGGGCCTCCTCCCCTCGCGGATGCACATCTTCGATCCTCTCACAGGAGAGCGGACCGCCACCCATCACATGCAAGTGCACCTCTGA
- a CDS encoding RNA recognition motif domain-containing protein, translating to MSFKIYVGNLNYQTTEDTLRQLFEQYGEVESVKIITDRDSGFSKGFGFVEMSSEEAGEAAISALNQHELEGRQLRVNKAHERRRSSFGGDRSRSSSYRYY from the coding sequence ATGTCTTTCAAGATTTATGTGGGTAATCTCAATTACCAGACCACAGAGGACACTCTCCGCCAGCTCTTCGAGCAGTACGGAGAGGTCGAGTCGGTGAAGATCATCACCGATCGCGATTCGGGTTTTTCCAAGGGCTTTGGCTTTGTGGAAATGTCAAGCGAAGAGGCAGGAGAAGCAGCCATCAGCGCACTCAACCAGCATGAACTCGAAGGCAGACAGCTGAGAGTCAACAAGGCTCATGAGCGCCGTCGGTCCTCTTTCGGAGGCGATCGCTCCCGGAGCTCCTCATATCGCTATTACTGA
- a CDS encoding DUF6320 domain-containing protein: MKRCNSCGIMTREERDTCPLCGTPFSESGAHPEEGMHRTSPNSEDLPASGNASIVLPLVTVFSLMTGMVVAAVDLLVTGGITWSRYPLVSILFVWSLTLSAAALHKRPLLFSGSIPVAASAFLLVLDLLDDGALSWSLRLGLPLVLVSALALVGLTAFIIKGKHHGYLVLGTILVIVAFVTTAVNLITNRYLGVPRILDWALIVDAIALPLSWFFFYLHFGLKKELHLEKFFHL; encoded by the coding sequence GTGAAACGATGCAACTCCTGCGGGATCATGACGAGGGAGGAGAGGGACACATGCCCTCTCTGCGGGACGCCGTTCTCCGAGAGCGGCGCACATCCCGAGGAAGGGATGCACCGCACTTCCCCCAACAGCGAGGATCTTCCCGCCTCGGGCAACGCTTCCATCGTCCTTCCCCTGGTGACGGTGTTCTCCCTCATGACGGGCATGGTGGTGGCTGCGGTTGATCTCCTCGTGACCGGGGGCATCACCTGGTCCCGTTATCCTCTCGTCTCCATCCTCTTCGTCTGGTCCCTCACCCTCTCGGCCGCGGCACTCCACAAGAGGCCGCTCCTCTTCTCTGGATCCATCCCGGTGGCCGCTTCCGCATTTCTCCTCGTACTGGATCTCCTCGACGATGGTGCACTCTCGTGGTCACTCAGGCTCGGTCTGCCGCTCGTACTGGTGAGCGCCCTCGCCCTTGTCGGCCTCACCGCCTTCATCATCAAGGGCAAACACCACGGATACCTGGTCCTGGGAACCATCCTCGTGATCGTGGCCTTCGTCACCACCGCCGTCAATCTCATCACCAATCGGTATCTCGGGGTCCCGAGGATACTGGACTGGGCGCTCATCGTGGATGCGATCGCCCTTCCACTCTCCTGGTTCTTCTTCTATCTCCACTTCGGACTCAAGAAGGAACTCCACCTCGAGAAGTTCTTCCATCTCTAG